One region of Chthonomonadales bacterium genomic DNA includes:
- a CDS encoding glycoside hydrolase family 127 protein, translated as MPTLTAVPFTRVTIRDRFWAPRRQTNRKVSIPHSLDMLEKAGNVRNFEIAAAGAREGYSGPVFMDSDLYKAIEAASCSLATSRDAALERRLDGIIATIAAAQMPDGYLNTHYQVNEPDRRFTNLRDNHELYCAGHLFEAAVAHYQATGKRTLLDVAIRCADHIDGVFGPGRRMGYPGHPEIELALVKLWRVTGEKRYLDLAHFFVVSRGEGFFAREHGTPPEKYDGAYWQDDVPIREHRQIKGHAVRAGYLLSGVVDLLMQEDDPGLRAMVERVWRNTTERRLYLTGGMGPSAHNEGFTTDYDLPNRTAYQETCASVAVAMWAHRLSLLHGDAAYVDVMERALYNSFLAGVSLDGRLFFYVNPLESAGTHHRAEWFGCACCPPNVARTLAALGGYLYAVSNGSLYVNLYVQGSASTEVAGVPVALEVTTGYPWEGLVKLALKPERPARFALRLRVPGWSRGAVAAINGKSVARPRVEKGYIVLERTWRAGDIVELEIPMPAERIAANPRVKENRGQIALQRGPLVYCLEACDQSTPVRDIAVPAGAVFRPEWRPKLLGGVTVLVGTGAVADPDAWERRLYAPPPLPLPVPVVAVPYCAWDNRAPGAMRVWLPTAPPAEAAAGPEGRAEVSLSFQNGNCQPEGINDGLEPSSSGEQPPALLHWWPHKGGTEWARYTWKRPVAVSGARVYWFDDTGRGECRLPSNWHMEYLDDGAWKSIAASEYPVRKDAWCEISFAAVRTTALRLVVEMQPGWAAGVHEWRVVAPDADPAPPGA; from the coding sequence ATGCCCACGCTGACTGCGGTGCCGTTCACCCGCGTGACGATTCGCGACCGCTTCTGGGCGCCCCGAAGGCAGACGAACCGAAAGGTCTCCATACCCCACAGCCTCGACATGCTCGAGAAGGCCGGCAACGTCCGCAACTTCGAGATCGCCGCCGCCGGCGCGCGGGAGGGATACAGCGGCCCCGTCTTCATGGACTCGGACCTCTACAAGGCGATCGAGGCGGCCTCCTGCTCGCTTGCCACCTCGCGCGACGCCGCGTTGGAGCGGCGCCTGGACGGGATCATCGCCACGATCGCCGCGGCGCAGATGCCCGATGGCTACCTGAACACCCATTACCAGGTCAACGAGCCCGACCGCCGCTTCACCAACCTCCGCGACAACCACGAGCTCTACTGCGCGGGCCACCTCTTCGAGGCCGCCGTCGCGCACTACCAGGCCACCGGCAAACGCACGCTGCTCGACGTGGCCATCCGCTGCGCCGACCACATCGACGGCGTGTTCGGCCCGGGCAGGCGCATGGGCTATCCCGGCCACCCCGAGATCGAGCTGGCCCTCGTGAAGCTCTGGCGCGTGACCGGCGAGAAGCGCTACCTTGACCTGGCGCACTTCTTCGTGGTGAGCCGCGGCGAGGGCTTCTTCGCGCGCGAGCACGGCACGCCACCGGAGAAGTACGACGGAGCCTACTGGCAGGACGACGTGCCGATCCGCGAGCACCGGCAGATCAAGGGGCACGCGGTTCGCGCCGGCTACCTGCTGTCCGGCGTCGTCGACCTGCTGATGCAGGAGGACGACCCAGGCCTGCGCGCCATGGTCGAGCGCGTATGGCGCAACACCACGGAGCGACGCCTCTACCTGACGGGCGGCATGGGCCCGTCGGCGCACAACGAGGGGTTCACCACCGACTACGACCTGCCCAACCGCACCGCCTACCAGGAGACCTGCGCCTCCGTGGCCGTCGCCATGTGGGCGCACCGCCTCAGCCTGCTCCACGGCGACGCCGCCTACGTCGACGTGATGGAACGAGCCCTCTACAACAGCTTCCTGGCAGGCGTGTCGCTGGACGGCCGCCTCTTCTTCTACGTCAACCCGCTGGAGAGCGCCGGAACCCATCACCGCGCGGAGTGGTTCGGGTGCGCCTGCTGCCCGCCGAACGTGGCCCGCACGCTTGCCGCCCTCGGTGGTTACCTCTACGCCGTCTCGAACGGATCGCTGTACGTGAACCTCTACGTGCAAGGCTCGGCGTCGACCGAGGTGGCGGGCGTCCCCGTGGCGCTGGAGGTGACGACCGGCTACCCGTGGGAGGGCCTGGTGAAGCTGGCGCTGAAGCCCGAGCGCCCGGCGCGCTTCGCCCTGCGCCTGCGGGTTCCCGGCTGGAGCCGCGGCGCGGTGGCCGCCATCAACGGGAAGTCGGTCGCGCGGCCGCGCGTGGAGAAGGGCTACATCGTGCTCGAGCGCACGTGGCGGGCGGGCGACATCGTGGAGCTCGAGATCCCGATGCCGGCCGAGCGCATCGCCGCCAATCCGCGGGTGAAGGAGAACCGAGGCCAGATCGCCCTGCAGCGCGGCCCGCTCGTCTACTGCCTGGAGGCCTGCGACCAGTCGACGCCCGTCCGCGACATCGCCGTGCCCGCCGGCGCGGTGTTCCGCCCGGAGTGGCGGCCGAAGCTGCTGGGCGGCGTCACCGTCCTGGTCGGCACGGGCGCGGTGGCCGACCCGGATGCGTGGGAGCGCCGGCTCTACGCGCCGCCGCCGCTGCCGCTCCCGGTGCCCGTGGTCGCGGTGCCCTATTGCGCCTGGGACAACCGCGCGCCGGGCGCCATGCGCGTGTGGCTGCCCACGGCGCCGCCCGCCGAGGCCGCCGCGGGGCCCGAGGGGCGCGCCGAGGTCTCGCTCTCCTTTCAAAACGGCAACTGCCAGCCCGAAGGCATAAACGACGGCCTCGAGCCCTCGAGTTCCGGCGAGCAGCCGCCCGCGCTCCTGCACTGGTGGCCCCACAAGGGCGGCACCGAGTGGGCGCGGTACACGTGGAAGAGGCCGGTGGCCGTGTCCGGCGCGCGCGTCTACTGGTTCGATGACACGGGCCGGGGCGAGTGCCGGCTGCCCTCCAACTGGCATATGGAGTACCTGGACGACGGCGCCTGGAAGTCGATCGCCGCATCCGAGTACCCGGTCCGCAAGGACGCGTGGTGCGAGATCTCCTTCGCCGCCGTGCGCACGACGGCGCTGCGGCTGGTGGTAGAGATGCAACCTGGCTGGGCCGCCGGCGTGCACGAGTGGCGCGTCGTCGCGCCGGACGCGGATCCGGCGCCGCCCGGCGCATGA
- a CDS encoding DNA methylase, whose amino-acid sequence MSIEQNYSIGLIASLALREKQIQQNYRPIIAVHKWFARRPGTLFRGLLLSEFGGGPVEQTYYRPNAFEGVTIADPFMGGGTPLLEANRLGCNVIGTDINPMATWVVREEMDAIDLRAYAEKAAEVVGRLSEALGHLYRTKCPVTGRTDAWVKYYLWVKTATCAACRRSFDLFPGYVLAEDSRHTSYVLVCPACGDLNEVADPARPGACGCGGLLTTDGPVSRNRCACPHCGHVNSAPFHGEGPPPHRLFAIEYHNPDLESRPGRLFKKPDEDDLARVREAEAAWQDVAACYVPDDPIPEGDESSRLLRWGYRRFRELFNARQLLGLETSARLIGRVEDLRIRRALATNLSDLLRYQNMLCRYDTWALKSLDIFSIHGFPVGYVQVESNLLGLRKGSALPVGSGGWTNIIEKYAKAKRYCTAPFEMAFEGRRKTTVPIRGEWIGATNPQRPEQRERRIDIRCAAATSLDLGPATLDGVFTDPPYYGMVQYGELMHFCYVWLRKLMGQASPGLERDTTRNADELTGNATAERGLEHFAEGLADVYTRMARALKPGAPLVFTYHHNQQDAYLAVGMAILDAGLTCSASLPCPAEMGGSIHIHGTGSSIVDTVFVCRDRGVARRAWLFHDADGLAVIMAKELVELRSAGMKPTAGDIRCAALGHITRMAIWCLRPTWDAARPTATKLQTVRKAMDALARVEQVAERLQSVEAPPAVADGLFAWAKEGERADAVAF is encoded by the coding sequence ATGTCCATAGAGCAGAACTACAGCATTGGGCTCATCGCATCCCTGGCGCTGCGTGAGAAGCAGATCCAGCAGAACTACCGGCCAATCATCGCGGTCCACAAGTGGTTCGCGCGGCGGCCGGGAACGCTGTTCCGCGGGCTGCTGCTCTCGGAGTTCGGGGGGGGGCCGGTCGAGCAAACGTACTATCGCCCCAACGCCTTCGAGGGCGTGACGATCGCCGATCCCTTTATGGGCGGCGGCACGCCGCTGCTGGAAGCGAACCGGCTCGGGTGCAACGTCATCGGGACGGACATCAACCCGATGGCGACCTGGGTCGTGCGCGAAGAGATGGACGCGATCGACCTCCGTGCCTATGCGGAGAAGGCCGCGGAGGTGGTCGGACGGCTCTCGGAGGCGCTGGGGCATCTCTACAGGACGAAGTGCCCGGTCACGGGCCGCACCGACGCGTGGGTTAAGTACTACCTGTGGGTGAAAACCGCGACGTGCGCGGCCTGTCGAAGGAGTTTCGACCTGTTTCCGGGGTACGTGCTGGCCGAGGACTCGCGGCATACGTCGTATGTGCTCGTCTGCCCGGCGTGCGGCGACCTCAATGAGGTCGCCGATCCCGCGCGCCCCGGCGCGTGCGGGTGCGGAGGGCTGTTGACGACGGACGGGCCCGTTTCGCGCAACAGGTGCGCCTGCCCGCATTGCGGCCACGTCAATTCCGCGCCGTTCCACGGAGAGGGGCCGCCGCCGCACCGGCTATTCGCCATCGAGTACCACAACCCGGACTTGGAGTCTCGCCCCGGCCGCCTGTTCAAGAAACCGGACGAAGACGACTTGGCGCGTGTGAGGGAGGCCGAAGCCGCGTGGCAGGACGTGGCGGCATGCTACGTGCCGGACGACCCGATACCCGAAGGCGACGAGTCCTCGCGGTTGCTCCGCTGGGGCTATCGGCGGTTTCGGGAGCTGTTCAACGCGCGTCAGCTCCTGGGGCTCGAGACGAGCGCGCGCCTGATCGGGAGGGTGGAGGATCTGCGCATCCGGCGGGCGCTTGCCACGAATCTGTCGGACCTCCTGCGATACCAGAACATGCTTTGCCGCTACGACACGTGGGCGCTCAAATCCCTGGACATCTTCTCGATTCACGGTTTCCCCGTCGGGTACGTCCAGGTTGAGTCCAACTTGCTCGGCCTTCGCAAAGGCAGCGCCTTGCCGGTGGGCTCCGGCGGGTGGACCAACATCATCGAGAAGTACGCCAAAGCCAAGCGGTACTGCACGGCGCCCTTCGAGATGGCCTTCGAGGGCCGGCGCAAGACGACCGTGCCTATCCGCGGGGAGTGGATCGGAGCGACCAACCCGCAGCGCCCCGAACAGCGCGAGCGGCGGATCGACATCCGGTGCGCCGCGGCGACGTCACTGGATCTCGGCCCGGCGACACTCGACGGGGTGTTCACCGACCCTCCGTACTACGGCATGGTGCAGTACGGCGAGCTGATGCACTTCTGCTACGTCTGGCTGCGCAAGCTGATGGGGCAAGCGTCGCCCGGGCTCGAACGGGACACGACGCGGAACGCCGATGAGCTCACCGGAAACGCGACAGCGGAGCGCGGCCTGGAGCATTTCGCGGAAGGGCTCGCCGATGTGTATACGCGCATGGCAAGGGCGCTTAAGCCGGGCGCGCCCCTCGTCTTCACCTACCATCACAATCAGCAGGATGCCTACCTGGCGGTCGGCATGGCGATCCTCGACGCGGGGTTGACGTGCTCCGCATCTCTGCCTTGCCCGGCAGAGATGGGCGGGTCGATCCATATCCACGGAACGGGCTCGTCGATCGTCGACACAGTGTTCGTGTGCCGCGATCGCGGCGTCGCCCGCCGCGCGTGGCTGTTCCATGACGCGGACGGGCTCGCAGTGATCATGGCGAAGGAACTGGTGGAGCTTCGCTCGGCCGGCATGAAGCCCACGGCAGGCGACATCCGCTGCGCGGCGCTCGGCCACATCACCCGCATGGCGATCTGGTGCCTTCGGCCGACGTGGGACGCCGCGCGGCCCACAGCGACGAAACTGCAGACGGTTCGAAAGGCGATGGACGCGCTCGCGAGGGTGGAACAGGTGGCCGAACGGCTGCAGAGCGTCGAGGCGCCGCCCGCCGTCGCCGACGGCCTGTTCGCATGGGCAAAGGAGGGGGAACGGGCCGATGCCGTTGCGTTTTGA
- a CDS encoding ribonuclease J: MREVRDLPEETETPTPLEIIPLGGAAEVGKNMIAVRYGDDIVVIDAGVAFPTEEHPGVDLIIPDFTYLTENADQVRAVCLTHGHEDHIGALPYLLKELNVPVFGTPLTIGLVRVKLDEHKLLGEARLHTYVPGEQVAFGAITVEPIRVTHSIPDTVSLALFTPVGTVVHTGDFKVDHTPVDGRMFDAARFAELGDAGVMLLLSDTVNVEQAGWVPSERVVGRVFEQHFREAPGRVLVTTFASNIHRVQLLLDAAAASGRKVAVAGRSMSRNIEVARELGFLRYSDDIRVRVEEIREYPPNEIAILTTGSQGEPLSALSRMACDDHKIQIQPGDTVVLSSKPIPGNEDAVWRTVNRLFRRGARVVYNLLTPVHVSGHGNQEELKLMYSLTRPLYAVPFHGEPRMMYAYTEMVAAMGMPRERVLWLENGYRLALDGTDARLLEPIGTAGSILVDHLSESGVADFVIRDRRHLASEGTVIVTVALDRAAGEVLSGPDLISRGFLHPEDSESLFEEAAGRVREALAEMSSADEQDWDNMRTLVRDVVARFLRKKTGRRPVIVPVVMVI; encoded by the coding sequence ATGAGAGAGGTCCGCGACTTGCCCGAGGAGACCGAAACACCGACACCGCTCGAGATCATCCCGCTTGGGGGAGCTGCCGAGGTCGGCAAGAACATGATCGCCGTGCGCTACGGCGACGACATCGTGGTCATCGACGCCGGCGTGGCGTTCCCCACCGAGGAGCATCCGGGCGTCGACCTGATCATCCCGGACTTCACCTACCTCACCGAGAACGCCGACCAGGTGCGCGCCGTGTGCCTCACGCATGGCCACGAGGATCACATCGGCGCCCTGCCCTACCTGCTCAAGGAGCTCAACGTGCCGGTCTTCGGCACCCCGCTCACCATCGGCCTGGTCCGCGTCAAGCTCGATGAGCACAAGCTCCTGGGCGAGGCGCGCCTGCACACCTACGTGCCTGGCGAGCAGGTGGCGTTCGGCGCCATCACCGTCGAGCCGATCCGCGTGACGCACTCCATCCCCGACACGGTCAGCCTGGCGCTGTTCACGCCGGTCGGCACGGTGGTGCACACCGGCGACTTCAAGGTAGACCACACGCCAGTGGACGGGCGCATGTTCGACGCCGCCCGGTTCGCCGAGCTTGGCGACGCGGGCGTGATGCTCCTGCTCTCGGACACCGTGAACGTGGAGCAGGCCGGCTGGGTGCCCAGCGAGCGCGTGGTCGGCCGCGTGTTCGAGCAGCACTTTCGCGAGGCTCCCGGGCGCGTCCTGGTGACCACCTTCGCCTCCAACATCCATCGCGTGCAGCTTCTTCTGGATGCCGCCGCGGCAAGTGGGCGCAAGGTCGCGGTCGCCGGGCGCTCCATGTCCCGCAACATCGAGGTGGCGCGCGAGCTCGGGTTCCTGCGCTACTCTGACGACATCCGAGTCCGCGTGGAGGAGATCCGCGAGTACCCGCCCAATGAGATCGCGATCCTCACGACGGGAAGCCAGGGCGAGCCGCTGTCCGCGCTCTCGCGCATGGCCTGCGACGACCACAAGATCCAGATCCAGCCCGGCGACACCGTGGTCCTCTCCTCCAAGCCGATCCCCGGTAACGAAGACGCCGTGTGGCGCACGGTAAATCGGCTCTTCCGGCGCGGCGCGCGCGTGGTCTACAACCTGCTCACCCCGGTGCACGTCTCCGGTCATGGCAACCAGGAAGAGCTCAAGCTGATGTACAGCCTGACGCGCCCGCTCTACGCCGTGCCGTTCCACGGCGAGCCGCGCATGATGTACGCCTACACGGAGATGGTCGCCGCGATGGGTATGCCGCGCGAACGCGTCCTCTGGCTGGAGAACGGCTACCGCCTGGCGCTTGACGGCACCGATGCGCGCCTGTTGGAGCCGATCGGCACGGCGGGAAGCATCCTCGTCGATCACCTCTCCGAGAGTGGCGTGGCCGACTTCGTGATCCGCGACCGGCGTCACCTGGCCAGCGAGGGCACGGTGATCGTCACCGTGGCGCTCGACCGCGCCGCCGGCGAGGTGCTCTCCGGGCCGGACCTCATCTCGCGGGGCTTCCTGCACCCGGAGGACTCCGAGAGCCTGTTCGAGGAGGCCGCCGGCCGGGTGCGCGAGGCCCTCGCCGAGATGTCTTCCGCGGACGAGCAGGACTGGGACAACATGCGTACGCTGGTGCGCGACGTTGTCGCCCGATTTCTGCGCAAGAAGACCGGTCGCCGGCCGGTGATCGTGCCGGTGGTGATGGTGATCTAG
- the dapA gene encoding 4-hydroxy-tetrahydrodipicolinate synthase, with the protein MQADWGQVLTAMVTPFDERLAIDEAGVARLVDHLFANGSDGLVVCGTTGEAPTLSPDEKLRMFGLVKECARGRGPVIAGSGDNETATTIELSRAAEAVGADGLLLVTPYYNKPSQEGLYRHFRAAAEAVSVPIVIYNVPGRTSVNMEPATVARLAREAPNIVAVKEASGNMVQASEIVAAAPEGFQVYSGEDGVVLPLLAVGAVGVISVTSHLVGRDLKAMHAAFRAGDTARARRLHLRMLPIVHACFQSTTPSPVPVKAALQMLGLPAGPLRLPLVEATAREREVVASALRAYGLLA; encoded by the coding sequence ATGCAAGCCGACTGGGGTCAGGTGCTCACGGCGATGGTGACGCCCTTCGACGAGCGCCTGGCCATCGACGAGGCGGGTGTGGCGCGCCTCGTCGACCACCTCTTCGCCAACGGGTCCGATGGGCTGGTGGTGTGCGGCACGACCGGCGAGGCCCCCACGCTCTCGCCCGACGAGAAGCTGCGCATGTTCGGGCTCGTGAAGGAATGCGCGCGCGGCCGCGGACCCGTGATCGCCGGCTCGGGCGATAACGAGACCGCGACGACCATCGAGCTCTCTCGCGCGGCCGAAGCGGTCGGCGCCGACGGCCTGCTCCTGGTCACACCCTATTACAACAAGCCGTCGCAGGAGGGGCTTTACCGCCACTTTCGCGCGGCCGCCGAGGCCGTCTCGGTCCCCATCGTCATCTACAATGTGCCCGGCCGTACCAGCGTGAACATGGAGCCCGCCACCGTCGCGCGGCTTGCGCGCGAGGCGCCGAACATCGTCGCCGTCAAGGAGGCGAGCGGCAACATGGTGCAAGCCTCGGAGATCGTGGCCGCCGCGCCGGAGGGCTTCCAGGTCTACAGCGGCGAGGACGGCGTCGTCCTGCCGCTTCTGGCCGTGGGCGCCGTTGGGGTCATCAGCGTTACGTCGCACCTCGTGGGACGCGACCTCAAGGCAATGCACGCGGCTTTCCGCGCTGGCGACACGGCCAGGGCGCGGCGGCTGCACCTGCGTATGCTGCCCATCGTACACGCCTGCTTCCAGTCCACCACGCCGAGCCCGGTTCCGGTGAAGGCGGCCCTGCAAATGCTCGGCCTCCCCGCGGGCCCGCTGCGCCTCCCTCTCGTCGAAGCGACGGCGCGCGAGCGCGAAGTGGTGGCCTCCGCCCTGCGCGCTTACGGCCTGCTCGCCTGA